A region of the Anaerohalosphaeraceae bacterium genome:
CTGGGCGGCTTCATCGACACCGCTGACGCTCAGGAAGACCGTCGCCTGCCGCAAATCGGGTGTTACCTGAACCTGCGTGACGGTGACCAATCCCCTGATGCGGGGGTCGCTGAGCCGTGTCAGAATGGTGGTGCTGACCGATTCCCGGATGACCCCTGCGATTCGTTCCAGTCTGCGGCTTGCCATGACCGTTTCCACCCTGTCAGTCCCAACCCAATCCGCCTCAGTCTGCTACAGCTCCCGAGAAACCTGCACGATTTCGTAGGCCTCCAGGACATCGCCGGTCTTGACATCATCAAAGCCGGCAATTTTGATGCCGCATTCGAGGCCGGCCTTGACCTCGCGAACATCGTCTTTGAAATGCCGCAGCGACTCGATGGCACAATTGTCCTTGACGACGATATTGTTGCGAATCAGACGCAGCTTTGCATTTTTGGTGACCAGGCCGTTCTCGACGAAGCATCCGGCGACCGTGCCGACTCCGGAAATCTTGAAGGTATTCCGCACCACCAGCCGGCCGAGCGTCTTTTCCTGCTCCACCGGCTCCAGAAGGCCCTTCATCGCGGCCTTCAAATCTTCCGTGATGCGGTAAATCACATTGTAAAGCCGGATATCCACCCGGGCCGCCTCGGCCATCTGCCGGACCCGGTCTTCGGGAACCACATTGAAGCCGATGATGATGGCATCCGAGGCCTGGGCCAGCACCACATCGCCTTCCGTGATGCCTCCGACGCCGGCGTGAATCACCTTGACTTTCACCTCCGGGGTGCTCAATTCGGTCAGATAACGAACCAGCACATCCACAGAGCCCTGCACATCGGCCCGCACAATCAGATTCAGCTCTTTGATTTTGCCGGCTTCGATATGCTTGAACAAGTTGTCCAGCGTCACCTGAGAACGGCGAGCCAGCGATTCTTCGCGGCTGAGGGTTCGGATTTCCTCCGCCGCCGCCTTGGCCCGGTTGATATCCGACAGGCAGTAAAACTTGTCGCCCGCCTGCGGAACGCCGTCCAGCCCGGTGATTTCCACCGGCATGGAAGGCAGGGCCGACTTGACGGCATGTCCCCAGCTGTCGGTAATCGTGCGGACTCGGCCCCAGGCCCCGCCGGCCAGGACAATATCCCCCTTCTTCAGCTGGCCTTCTTTAATCAGAAGCGTAGCCACCGCTCCCCGGCTGGGAGCCATCTTGGCCTCCACAACCCAGCCCATCGCAGGGAGGGTGGGGTCGGCCTGATAGTTTTTCAGTTCCGCAATATAGTCCAGATGCTCAATCAAATCCTCGATGCCCTGTCCGGTGGCGGCGCTGGTTTTGACGATTTCGGTATTGCCGCCCCACTCGGCCGGGGTCAGTTCGTGTTCGGCCAGCTGACCATAAATGCGGTGTAAATCAATCCCCGGCAGGTCGATTTTGTTCAGGGCCACAATGATTTCCACACCGGCGGCCTTGGCGTGATGAATCGCCTCGACCGTCTGCGGCATCACCCCGTCATCCGCCGCCACAACCAGCACCACAATGTCGGTCATCTGTGCCCCGCGGGCCCGCATGGAGGTAAACGCCTCGTGGCCCGGCGTATCCAGGAAGGTGATGCGCTTGCCGTTGATTTCCACCTGATAAGCGCCGATGTGCTGCGTAATTCCTCCGGCTTCTCCGGCCGCTACCGAGGTCTTGCGGATTCGGTCCAGCAGACTGGTCTTGCCGTGGTCCACATGACCGAGCATCGTGACAATCGGAGGCCGCTTCTGCAAATGAAGTCTCGGACGCTGCTCGAATTCCTTTTCTATCTGCTCCAAAACCGTGCGTTTGCGCTCCACAACCAGTTCTGTACCGAACTCGAGGGCTATCAGTTCCGCCGTGTCGACGGAAATGGCCTGGTTGGCAGTGGCAATCACCCCTTCCGCCAGCAGTTTGGCGATAATATCGCTGGTCTTAACCCCCAGAGCCGCCGAAAGGTCTTTGACCAAAATCGGCTCGGTCACAACCGCTTTGGCAGGCCGTTCCACCGGCGGCGCCGGCTCTTCGGCCTTGGCTTTCGTTTCAATCCGCCGAGGCGGCCGGTTGCGAATCCATTCTCCTTCCGCAGCCGCCAGACGAGCCCGCCGCTCCTCCAGATCCCGCTCCCGAATCCGCTTCGGCCCGCCTTTGAGCAGACGATCTTCTTCTTCATCGGCGTGGTGCTTTCGGCGCCCGTGTGTTTTGTCTTTGGGCTTTTTGGCGACTGTATCCGCGTCGTCTTCCACCACAGGAATCAGCGGCTGAACAGCCCTCTCCGGCCCCTTCATCGGCGGGCGAGGCCGCTTGCCGCCGAACCGGCGAGAATCCGCTTCGGGTTTTTCGACCCGAATCACCGTCGGGCCGGTCAATTGGGCGGGTCTGGGCTTTTCAAGTTTCGGGCCGGCCGGCAGAATCGGAGCCGGCGGGGGAGGCGGAACAGCCGGGGCCGGCGGGACGGTTTGTACCTCCTGGACTGGCGGCTTGGGCGCTTCCTGAACCGGCGCGGTCTCTGCCGCAGCAGACGGCGCAGGCGCAGACGCCGCTTCGGGTTCTGTCTTTTCAGCCGCCGGCGCCTCGGCAGGACAGAGGGCCTGAGGCTGCGGGGCTTCTTTCGTCTCCGCCGGTGCCTCCGCCGCCTGAACGGTTTCAGTAGGTTCTTCCTGAACCGTCGGAACGGCGGGGGTTTCTTCCTCGGTCGGGGCAGAAACCTTTTTTCGACGGGCCACCCGCACTTTTTCCAAATCAACTCGTTCGGCGGTCTCGACAGAGGTGGTGTGCTCTCCTTCGCTGAACCACTCCCGGATGGTTGCCACCTGCCCGGCGGTCAGAGGAGACATATGCGTCTTGATATCCAGGCCTTCGGCCTGACACTTGGCCACAATCGCCTGGCTTTTGACTCCCAGCTCTTTCGCCAGAAGATAAACTTTTGTTACCGCCTTAGCCAATTTGAATTCTCCTGTACAGTCCCTGAAAAGTCCTGAAAAAGCTTCTTGGAGACGTGTACACAATTAACTTTTTCGTTTTCTTTCGCTGCGGGCCTTCTCCTGCATCAGGAGCCCTTCGGCCTGCGTCATTTTTTCTTCCGCAGCCATTTCTCGGGCAGCGGTCTGGGCCGCCTGAATCACCCTGGCGGCCAATTCTTCAGAAATCTTCAGCTCCTCTACAAGCGGCTTGACTCCGACTTCCTCCAAGTCCAAAACCGAGATGATTCCCAACGCCAGCAGTTTATCGACGAAGGAATCATCCAGTCCCTCAATCTTTCCGATGCAGGCGGAAAGCCGCTCGACCTCTCGGTTATACTCCGGCGGGGTCAAAATATCAATATCCCAGTTGGTCAGACGAGCCGCCAGGCGGACGTTCTGCCCGTGCTTGCCGATTGCCAAACTCAGCTGGTCTTCAGGAACCACCACCGTCGCCCGTCCCAGCTCAAAACAAATCGCAATCTCGCTGACCTTGGCGGGCCGAAGCGCGTTGGCAATAAAGACCTGCGAGGAATCGCTCCAGGGAACGATGTCGATTTTTTCCCCACCCAGTTCATCGACAATATTCTTAATCCGGCTTCCTCGAACTCCGACACAGGCCCCAACGGGATCCACCTTGTCATCGGTCGAATCAACGGCTATCTTGGTTCGATAGCCCGCCTCTCGGGCCAACGCCTTGATTTCAATAATCCCTTCGCTGACCTCCGGGACTTCCAATTCAAAAAGACGGCGAATAAAATCCGGATGAGTGCGGGACAAAACAATCTTCACCTGGCTGGAAGCCTCCCGCACGTCCAGAATCATCGCCCGGATTCGTTCGCCGGGGTGGTGCGTTTCACCGGTAATTTGTTCAGACTTGGGCAAAATCGCCTCGACTCGAGGGCTGAGGTTTACCACAAGAACCCCGCCTTCAAAACGGGCGACGGTTCCGTTGACGATCTCCCCTTTCCTTTGAGCATATTCACTAAAAATACTTTCCCGTTCGTCCTCGCGGAGTTTCTGAATCATCACCTGACGGGCTGTCTGGGCCGAAATCCGTCCCAATCTTTGGATATCAATCGGAGTGCCGTCCTTAAAAGCGGAAATATCTCCCGTTTTTCGGTCGATATGGACGGTAATATCACTTTCCGGCGGAGCCCCGAAGTGCTTGCGTGCTGCCGAAACCATCGCGGCTTCAAGGTCCTGAAAAACGGATTCCTTGTCAATATTCTTGTCCCGCGAGATGTTCTCCACGATTCGTAATACATCCTGATTCATAAAATCCGCATCCTTAATCCAATAAAAACAAAAAAGTGGAAACCTTCAGGTTACCACTTTTTCCTGCAAACCGTCGGCCCTTTTCTAACCGGAATCGCGAAGGCGGGCCGAAAAAATTGTCCGTTTAGTCGGCCATAACTTCGGTTCTCCGGAATCGCCGCCGTTTCTGCAGGTTCCCTGAAGAATCATTATCTATAGCAACAAGCCGTCCGTGCACCCTGCACCGCTGCACAATACAGGATGTAACACTATGCAACCGCACGGCTTATAGTTCCTTTAACTGTCATAACTCACCCTTTCCGCCTGAAAATCCAGCGTCGGCTGATTCTGAATTATAGAACAGTTTTTTTGAAAGTCAAGAAATGTTTGAATTTCTGAAGAATATATATCTATATACTATATCTTGTTATAGCATTATTTCAAATATAGTCCCAGAGGGCATTTGTCCAGCCGTCGTATTTCCTGAACCACAATTTCCGCACTCAGACGGGCCCCGGCCGGGGTCGTATGGGTATGGTCTTCTAAGAAAAACTCCTGCGTGACCTTTTCCTGTCCCTGCTGTTCATAAACACAGGCAATCGATTCATTTAAATTGATAAAAGGAACCCCCTCGGCCTGTGCAACCTGCTCCGCCCACGCGGCATAATCGGAACCGGCCCTCGTTAACCTGCCGTCTTTCCAGATGTTGCGGGGAACCGGTGATAAAAGAATCGGCTGAACCCCCTTTTCTTTCGCTTCGCGCACGTATTTTCGCAGATACCACCCATAGGTATGAACCACCTCTTTTTGTCCCGTCGCTTCCAACACCACTTCTTGCGTCTCGTCACCGATTCCCTTCAGAGAAGCACGAGCCCTGCCTGTCGCCAATGGCCCGCTGTCGTTATGCCCAAACTGAATCAGCAGAAAATCGCCCTCCTTCATCTCCTCCAGCACTTTTTGCCATCGCCCTTCTGTTAAAAAGGTGCGGCTGCTGCGTCCGCCGATAGCCCGATTTTGGACAGATATTTTCGACAAATCAAAAAAGTCTGCTATCGGGTCTCCCCAGCCCTGCAGACCAGAGGTGCCGTTCTTCACTGTGGAATCCCCAATAATAAAAAGAGTCGGCTTATCCGCATTTCGGCTTGGTTCTTCAAGCGGATTCAAAATCTTTGCCGGAATCAGACGCACCGGTCCCAACAGGCCTGAATCCCGAAGCGGCCAGTCCGCCGCATTCAGAGGCTTATAGTCGATATTCACTACATTAATATCATAGAAATATTTCCAGCGAACCTGCCGACGGTCCAAATCCCGGATGCGGTTGGCCGCCAGGTTGGTCACATCAATCTCCAGTTTATTGAGGCCCTCACGCAGCAGTCCGCCGATTCGGCACGCATACGGCGGCGTCCAGAAAATCCCAACTTCTTTGCCGTTCAGATGCACCCGAGCACTCTCGCAAACCGTCCCCAAATCGAGAATCCAATCCTCGGCGGTGCCGGCGGGCTTTTCAAACTCGAGCGTATAACGAGCCGTCCCCGCAAACCGCTCGGCCTCGTCATCGCCCCACTGAGTCCAGGAACTGAGCTGCTCAATCTGACGCGGCTTCGGCAGCGATGGACCACCCTGGATAAACTCAACCGTCCATCGCCCTTCTAAAGAAACCGAACCTGAGCTCGGACGCAGATAGGTCCACGCAGACGCATTCGGCATCTCCCTGGAGAAGGTTTTCAAAATCAGCGACTGTCCCGCCGTCATCTGGATGTACACCTGCGTTTGTCCATCTTTGTTCCGAACGGCTGCCAACCCCACTTGGTCTGAATGCAGCGGGTCCATCAAAACAACGGAACGGGCCGGCCTGCCCAGCGGGAGCCACTGCTCCAGCGGCTTTTGGCTCTGATTCACCAGAAAGTAATAGTACCCCTCCGGATGACTTCTTCGAACGACCTGGATGCCCGCATCCGTGAATGCCTCCCGGGAAATCCCGACGGACTGGAGCATCGGCTCGATGTCCCCAACCAAAATCTTTCCTTTCCTGCGCAAACAGGAACGGAAGGAACCGGCTGTTTCCTGCCGGAAAGCAAGAGATTGCAGCGTGCTGTTCAGCTTTTCCCGTCTCTTTTGCCAATCTTTCAGTCCGGGAACGTCCGAAGGCAGGCCCGAATCGAACAAAATCACAGCCCCCTTGTCGGCCAGTTTCAGCAGCGTATCGAGGGTCTCCGTCGGCATCAGGCGGCAGGCCGGAACCAAAACCGCCGAATAAGAATTGCCTCCGAGAACAATTTTTCCATCCCGAACGGCGCTCTTTTGGAGAAACCTGTCGGAAACGGCATCATATCCGTATCCCCGGCTCCACAGGGCCATCGCGGTCTTATAAAAGGCACTGTCATAAAACCACTGTTCCTGGTTGTGGATTCGAAAGGCCTGATAGAAGCCCTTCGAATCCTGCCACAAATCATAGACCGGCCAGTACAGCAGGATCTCATTGTCCGGCCGGCCCGCCTGCAGGATGGATTGACAGCGGGTCAGGTAGTCCGCAAACGCCGGCAGGTCCTGCCACAGCCCGCCGCCGGGTCCGAAATTGACCGACGCATAAAACTGCCAGCCCGGCCAGGGGGCCTCCTGCGGGGAATACGGAATCCCATGAAAGAAAATATGATTGACGCCGGACAAAAACAGGAAATCCGCCGCGGCTTTGGCATCCGCCAGCGAGGCCTGAAAATGCTCTTTGAGCCAGGTAAAAGACTCGGCGGAGGTCAGGGGCTGCCCTTTCAGATGGGCCGCCGAAGAGGCCATCTTCATCATCGGAATCTGCCGGCTGTCCACGGAACGGAAGATTTCCGTTTCCGGAATGTCCGCTGCGGCATACAAATCAATCAGATTGGCCGGCGCCCCGTGGGCCTGATTGCGGGAGAGCCCTTTGTATCGATGACACCACTGCGTCCACCGCTCGATATAGGCAATATGCAGGTCAGAAAGCGTCCGGCGGTAGTCGCACTTCACGCGGGCGGCTGTATCGGATGAATCCTCCCCGAACAAAAACTCAACGTAGTCCCGGAGGTCATAGCCCCGCCGCTTCTGAAACTCCCGAAAGAACTCCGCCGTCCAGTCCGCCTCGAAATACTCAAACGAATCATGGAAATGGGCTCGCGGCATCTGTCCGCGGTACCCGGCGAAGGCCTTGTCAAAAGCCGCCAGGTATTTTTCAAGGGCCGACACCGAAAACGGGTCCACGACGTTTCCCGCTCCGCCCGGGGCGGCGCGCTTGACTTTCTGCACCGGACGCCGGCCCGACAATTCATAAATTGTCCAGCTGCCCTGCGGCGCTTCCCAGCGGAGCCGGCCCTCTTTGACCTTTGCCGTCAAATCCATCCGGCGTCCATCGGCCGCAACGGCAATCACGGCCATCAGATAAGCCCTCGAATTTTTCGGAACCGACACTTCAAAGACCTGCCCGCCGGAAACCGAATACCGCTCGCAAAGCACCTTCATCGAGGCCAGCTCATCCGGAATATGCGGCCCGCCGAACGGCCAGCCCGTCCCCGTGGTCAAATCCACCTCCATTCCCAGCCGCTGTGCCTCCGCCGTCGTGTGGGCCAGCATCTTCATCCACTTCGGCGAAAGAAAATCAATAAACTGCTCCTCATATCCCTTGACGCCGTAAATCGGACAGATTTCAACTCCTCCGATGCCCGCCCGGCTGTACTCTTCCAGCAGGAAAGATAAATCGGCTTCGTTGACTGCACTGCCCAGCCACCACCATCGGGTCCACGGTTTGTTTTCCGCCGTCGGTGTCGGCCAGCCGACCTGCGTTTGTGCCGCAAAGACCCATCCGGACAATCCAATCGCAATCATCAGCCCGGCCGTCTGCCGAGCCAATCGGCCCCATCGATTCATTTCTTACTCCTGTTTCTATTCAAAAGAATCTGTGCGGAATGGAACGGCAGGCAATCCTTCCGCGTTATACAGGCTCACAACAGGAAAATCATCCCACGCATAACGCACCGCCAGCGGCTCCTGAACCTGCGGCGAACAGACCACCACCGTATCGCCCTCGATCCGGGCATCGGCCCAGTGAAATTTTCGGTCCGGACCCGCGACGGCAAATCCGCTCGGACTGCGTTCTTTCAAGACCAGCCCGCCTCCGATATGTGTAAAAGACAGACGAATGCAGCTGTCCTCCACCGCCATATTTTCAAAGACGGGGCCGGAGTATTCAATCTTTTCCCCATAGGCCAGCGCACGAGCCGCCAGGGCCAAACGCCTGCCGACTTCCTGTTTGTTCTTGGGATGAATGTTGTCCGATTCCCCGATATCGACCGCCGTAACCATCGCAGCATTGGGGAGCGTTCGATTTTTCGCCTGGGCCTGGCGCACCCGTGTCGTCCCTCCGCCCCGGCAGGGCTCCGCCGGCGGCTTGCCGTAGCCGGCCAGCTGCACATACACAAACGGAAAATCCCCCTGTCCCCAGCGGCTTCTCCAGTCGCGGATGAGTGTTTCCATAATCCGGTCATACACCGCCGCCGTCGGAATATTGGACTCTCCCTGATACCACAGGGCCCCGCGAATGGCATAGGGAATCAGCGGGGAAACCATCGCATTGAACAGCACGCAGGGGCTGTGCTGGTCCAGATGCGGATTTTTCGGAGCAGCGGGTTTTCGCGGCGGCTTTTCTCCGGCGGCTTCGGCTCTGGCGGCGGCCTCTTTCCAGGCGGCCAAATCCGCTTCATACTTCTTTTGAGCCGCCCCGCTGTCAAACTCCTGACATTTTCGGGCGTACTCCTCCAGCAGAAAATGCAGGTCTGTTTCGGCTTCGAGGGCTTTTCGGCTGACCCAGGCCTCGGCGGTGCTGCCTCCGTAAGCCGTTGTAATCAGCCCGACCGGCACATTCAGTTTTTTATGAATCTCACGGGCAAAAAAATACGCAACCGCCGAAAAATGCCCCACCGTCGCCGGCGAACAGACCTCCCAGCGGCCTTCGACATCATCGAGGGGCTCATCACAGGTGCCGAACGGCACATCAAAGACCCGAATGCCCGGCCAGTCGGCCGCCGCCACCTCCGCCTCCTCGTTGAGCACGCCGCACCAGTACCGGTCCTCCCGAGCGACCGTCATATCCATATTCGACTGGCCCGAGCAAAGCCAGACCTCGCCTATCCATACATCCGCAAAGAGCCGCTGTTCGCTCCTGCCGGAAACCGTCATTTCATACGGCCCGCCGGCCAGCATCGGCTCCAGTACAATCCGCCAACGGCCCGACGCATCGGCCAGGACGCTTTTTTCCTGTCCAGCCAGCCGCACGGTGATTTCCTCCCCCGACGATGCCTTCCCCCAGACCGGAATCGGCCGGCCCTGCTGGAGCACCATCGAATCCCCGAACACCCCGCAAACTTCAAGGGCAAGTGCCGGACCGGAAAGAACGGAAATAATCCAAAGAAGGACCGCTGTTCTGTGCGCCTTCCTGCAAAAGAGCGCTGCTGTGTTCATTCAAGCCCCGTCATATTTCGGCAGTTTTCAAAGCGAACCTTTGAGCCGTCCTCCGCCTGAATTCGGACATTCCGAAAGACCCAGTTTTCTGCGTTCTTAATCACACCGGCCTTTTTGGCGGTGATGTCGATGTTTTCCAGCAAGAAGAAACCGGCGGGCTGATTTTTGCGTCCGCTGACGGAAATTGCCGTTTCCGAATCCACCGCCTTGATGTTGCGAATGGTAATATCGCGAATATACGGCGTGCCCAAATCCTCCGGCACCTGCTGGAGCAGCGCCTTCCAGTGTTTGGGAAATTCCCGGCCCTCCGCTTCCAGCTGCCTGCGCACCTCCTCCGGCACCGTGTTGTAGGCCGGATACCAGTCATAATCCAGCTTAATGGCCTCACGGACATTGTGCATCTGAATATCGTGCAGGTAGGCATCCCGCACCGTGCCGCCGCGTCCCTGCGTGGATTTGAACCGAATGCCGGTGCTGGTCCCGTAGGCCTTCAGATTGTACGCTTCCACGTTGTAGATGCCGCCGGAGGTCTCGCTGCCGAAGGTAATCAGCCCGTGTCCGCGGCGGGCGATGCAGTCCCGAATCACCACATTGTACGTCGGACGGTTCACCCGAAGCCCGTCGGCATCCCGTCCGGCCTTCAGACAGAAATTGTCATCGTTGCAGTCAATATCGCAGTTCTGCACCAGCACGTTGGAGGAGGAATCAATGTCAATCCCGTCCGAACTGGGGCCGACCCGCTCATCGAGGTTGGCCCGAATCGTCAGCCCGTCCACGACGACATTGGTGCTGTAGCAGATATGAACCGTCCAAAAGCCCGGCTCCTGAAGCGTCAGGCCCTCCAGCTTCACATTGGAGGCATTGTAAATCAGAATCAGCCGCGGCCGCTTGCAGTCATAATCCACCACCCAGCGCAGGCCCTTGGGGTCATACTCCCGCCGCATCATCCAGTATTTGTCCCACCACATCGAGCCGGAGCCGTCAATCGTCCCCTTGCCGTAAATCCGTACGTTGGACACGTTGTGGGCATTAATCAGCGCTGCGGGCCAGTCCGTCTCGATCCCCGCCACGCGCGTATAGATTTCCGGATACTCCGACTCATCCTGAACCCCCTTAATGAGTACCCCCTCATCCACCCGCAAATCCACCCGCTCTTTGAGAAAAATCGAACCGGTCAGATACGTGCCGGGCGAAAACATCACCGTTCCGCCCCCCGCCTGTGCACAGGCGTCTATCGCTTTCTGAATGGCCTTGGTATTGACGGTCTTTCCGTCCGGCACCGCCCCGTATTCACAGGCGTTAAACTCTCCGGCTGCGGCCGCTGCGGAAAGTCCCAGCAGCCCCAGAAACAAAACGAGTCTCTGCAAATTCATAAAAACTCCTCTGCACAGTTTTCTATCAGTACGGCTTACGGTTCCGCCGTCTTTTTCAGGTCTTTTGAAGCCGCCAGAGCAATCGCCCGGCCCTTTTGTCCGACCGCACAGTAAAAATGATAAACGATTCCGTTCCAATAGACAACCCAAGGCTTGTGGGCATAGGTCTGGTCCCACGGTTCGGAGGAGGCAATCAAATCCGGGCCGTCCCATTTGGTCCAGTTTACTAAATCATAGGAGCAGGCAAAGGTATCAAACGCACCCGGCCGCCAGAAGGCCCCGAAATAAAACATCACCCACAGGTCGCCGATTTTGGCAATCTGCGGGTCCCCGCTGATGCCGGGTTTTCCGGAGGGCGAGCGGTTTTCCACAACCGGACCCGGCCCGAACCGCTTCCACTGCACCATATCGTGCGAAACGGCCATTCCGATGCGTTCTCCGCCTTCCCGGGCGGCCGCATTGTAAAACATCACATACGGAGCCCCAACCGTCAGCTGAGGGT
Encoded here:
- the infB gene encoding translation initiation factor IF-2, yielding MAKAVTKVYLLAKELGVKSQAIVAKCQAEGLDIKTHMSPLTAGQVATIREWFSEGEHTTSVETAERVDLEKVRVARRKKVSAPTEEETPAVPTVQEEPTETVQAAEAPAETKEAPQPQALCPAEAPAAEKTEPEAASAPAPSAAAETAPVQEAPKPPVQEVQTVPPAPAVPPPPPAPILPAGPKLEKPRPAQLTGPTVIRVEKPEADSRRFGGKRPRPPMKGPERAVQPLIPVVEDDADTVAKKPKDKTHGRRKHHADEEEDRLLKGGPKRIRERDLEERRARLAAAEGEWIRNRPPRRIETKAKAEEPAPPVERPAKAVVTEPILVKDLSAALGVKTSDIIAKLLAEGVIATANQAISVDTAELIALEFGTELVVERKRTVLEQIEKEFEQRPRLHLQKRPPIVTMLGHVDHGKTSLLDRIRKTSVAAGEAGGITQHIGAYQVEINGKRITFLDTPGHEAFTSMRARGAQMTDIVVLVVAADDGVMPQTVEAIHHAKAAGVEIIVALNKIDLPGIDLHRIYGQLAEHELTPAEWGGNTEIVKTSAATGQGIEDLIEHLDYIAELKNYQADPTLPAMGWVVEAKMAPSRGAVATLLIKEGQLKKGDIVLAGGAWGRVRTITDSWGHAVKSALPSMPVEITGLDGVPQAGDKFYCLSDINRAKAAAEEIRTLSREESLARRSQVTLDNLFKHIEAGKIKELNLIVRADVQGSVDVLVRYLTELSTPEVKVKVIHAGVGGITEGDVVLAQASDAIIIGFNVVPEDRVRQMAEAARVDIRLYNVIYRITEDLKAAMKGLLEPVEQEKTLGRLVVRNTFKISGVGTVAGCFVENGLVTKNAKLRLIRNNIVVKDNCAIESLRHFKDDVREVKAGLECGIKIAGFDDVKTGDVLEAYEIVQVSREL
- the nusA gene encoding transcription termination factor NusA, which gives rise to MNQDVLRIVENISRDKNIDKESVFQDLEAAMVSAARKHFGAPPESDITVHIDRKTGDISAFKDGTPIDIQRLGRISAQTARQVMIQKLREDERESIFSEYAQRKGEIVNGTVARFEGGVLVVNLSPRVEAILPKSEQITGETHHPGERIRAMILDVREASSQVKIVLSRTHPDFIRRLFELEVPEVSEGIIEIKALAREAGYRTKIAVDSTDDKVDPVGACVGVRGSRIKNIVDELGGEKIDIVPWSDSSQVFIANALRPAKVSEIAICFELGRATVVVPEDQLSLAIGKHGQNVRLAARLTNWDIDILTPPEYNREVERLSACIGKIEGLDDSFVDKLLALGIISVLDLEEVGVKPLVEELKISEELAARVIQAAQTAAREMAAEEKMTQAEGLLMQEKARSERKRKS
- a CDS encoding glycosyl hydrolase produces the protein MNRWGRLARQTAGLMIAIGLSGWVFAAQTQVGWPTPTAENKPWTRWWWLGSAVNEADLSFLLEEYSRAGIGGVEICPIYGVKGYEEQFIDFLSPKWMKMLAHTTAEAQRLGMEVDLTTGTGWPFGGPHIPDELASMKVLCERYSVSGGQVFEVSVPKNSRAYLMAVIAVAADGRRMDLTAKVKEGRLRWEAPQGSWTIYELSGRRPVQKVKRAAPGGAGNVVDPFSVSALEKYLAAFDKAFAGYRGQMPRAHFHDSFEYFEADWTAEFFREFQKRRGYDLRDYVEFLFGEDSSDTAARVKCDYRRTLSDLHIAYIERWTQWCHRYKGLSRNQAHGAPANLIDLYAAADIPETEIFRSVDSRQIPMMKMASSAAHLKGQPLTSAESFTWLKEHFQASLADAKAAADFLFLSGVNHIFFHGIPYSPQEAPWPGWQFYASVNFGPGGGLWQDLPAFADYLTRCQSILQAGRPDNEILLYWPVYDLWQDSKGFYQAFRIHNQEQWFYDSAFYKTAMALWSRGYGYDAVSDRFLQKSAVRDGKIVLGGNSYSAVLVPACRLMPTETLDTLLKLADKGAVILFDSGLPSDVPGLKDWQKRREKLNSTLQSLAFRQETAGSFRSCLRRKGKILVGDIEPMLQSVGISREAFTDAGIQVVRRSHPEGYYYFLVNQSQKPLEQWLPLGRPARSVVLMDPLHSDQVGLAAVRNKDGQTQVYIQMTAGQSLILKTFSREMPNASAWTYLRPSSGSVSLEGRWTVEFIQGGPSLPKPRQIEQLSSWTQWGDDEAERFAGTARYTLEFEKPAGTAEDWILDLGTVCESARVHLNGKEVGIFWTPPYACRIGGLLREGLNKLEIDVTNLAANRIRDLDRRQVRWKYFYDINVVNIDYKPLNAADWPLRDSGLLGPVRLIPAKILNPLEEPSRNADKPTLFIIGDSTVKNGTSGLQGWGDPIADFFDLSKISVQNRAIGGRSSRTFLTEGRWQKVLEEMKEGDFLLIQFGHNDSGPLATGRARASLKGIGDETQEVVLEATGQKEVVHTYGWYLRKYVREAKEKGVQPILLSPVPRNIWKDGRLTRAGSDYAAWAEQVAQAEGVPFINLNESIACVYEQQGQEKVTQEFFLEDHTHTTPAGARLSAEIVVQEIRRLDKCPLGLYLK
- a CDS encoding sialate O-acetylesterase, producing MNTAALFCRKAHRTAVLLWIISVLSGPALALEVCGVFGDSMVLQQGRPIPVWGKASSGEEITVRLAGQEKSVLADASGRWRIVLEPMLAGGPYEMTVSGRSEQRLFADVWIGEVWLCSGQSNMDMTVAREDRYWCGVLNEEAEVAAADWPGIRVFDVPFGTCDEPLDDVEGRWEVCSPATVGHFSAVAYFFAREIHKKLNVPVGLITTAYGGSTAEAWVSRKALEAETDLHFLLEEYARKCQEFDSGAAQKKYEADLAAWKEAAARAEAAGEKPPRKPAAPKNPHLDQHSPCVLFNAMVSPLIPYAIRGALWYQGESNIPTAAVYDRIMETLIRDWRSRWGQGDFPFVYVQLAGYGKPPAEPCRGGGTTRVRQAQAKNRTLPNAAMVTAVDIGESDNIHPKNKQEVGRRLALAARALAYGEKIEYSGPVFENMAVEDSCIRLSFTHIGGGLVLKERSPSGFAVAGPDRKFHWADARIEGDTVVVCSPQVQEPLAVRYAWDDFPVVSLYNAEGLPAVPFRTDSFE
- a CDS encoding glycoside hydrolase family 28 protein: MNLQRLVLFLGLLGLSAAAAAGEFNACEYGAVPDGKTVNTKAIQKAIDACAQAGGGTVMFSPGTYLTGSIFLKERVDLRVDEGVLIKGVQDESEYPEIYTRVAGIETDWPAALINAHNVSNVRIYGKGTIDGSGSMWWDKYWMMRREYDPKGLRWVVDYDCKRPRLILIYNASNVKLEGLTLQEPGFWTVHICYSTNVVVDGLTIRANLDERVGPSSDGIDIDSSSNVLVQNCDIDCNDDNFCLKAGRDADGLRVNRPTYNVVIRDCIARRGHGLITFGSETSGGIYNVEAYNLKAYGTSTGIRFKSTQGRGGTVRDAYLHDIQMHNVREAIKLDYDWYPAYNTVPEEVRRQLEAEGREFPKHWKALLQQVPEDLGTPYIRDITIRNIKAVDSETAISVSGRKNQPAGFFLLENIDITAKKAGVIKNAENWVFRNVRIQAEDGSKVRFENCRNMTGLE